The following are from one region of the Pleurodeles waltl isolate 20211129_DDA chromosome 4_1, aPleWal1.hap1.20221129, whole genome shotgun sequence genome:
- the LOC138287049 gene encoding olfactory receptor 8D1-like yields the protein MKDGNWTSVTEFILLGLSEDPELQLPLFVLFFLIYIITVVCNLSVIILIWISPNLHTPMYLLLSNLSFVDICCSSVITPKMLGTFMLKNTISFRGCMAQLFFFAYMVSGEVFLLTALSYDRYVAICNPLRYTTIMTKQACTFIVVFISLISFLDPLIHTIGILRLSFCSSNEIMHFHCDVIPLLKLSCSDTSLNELIVTYESSCLTIASIVPIIISYTCIISTIIRIRSSDGRWRTFSTCSSHAASVTLYFGTIAVMYIMPSTINSLEQGRVAAVFYTVVIPMVNPMIYSLRNKDVKDSLRKAMQKIPLKGKKL from the coding sequence ATGAAGGATGGTAACTGGACCTCGGTGACAGAATTTATCCTCCTTGGACTCAGTGAAGACCCAGAGCTGCAGCTTCCATTGTTTGTGTTATTCTTTCTGATTTACATCATCACGGTGGTGTGCAATCTCAGTGTAATTATACTGATCTGGATATCTCCTAACCTTCACACACCCATGTACCTCCTGCTCAGTAACTTGTCATTTGTGGACATCTGTTGCTCCTCCGTTATCACACCCAAAATGTTGGGCACATTTATGTTGAAGAATACTATTTCATTTCGGGGTTGCATGGCACAGCTTTTTTTCTTTGCATACATGGTAAGTGGAGAGGTTTTTCTCCTCACTGCACTTTCATATGATCGATATGTGGCTATATGTAATCCATTGCGTTACACTACTATTATGACCAAGCAAGCTTGCACATTCATTGTAGTTTTCATTAGTTTAATATCCTTTCTGGACCCCCTTATTCATACCATTGGTATCCTAAGATTGTCTTTTTGTAGTTCTAATGAGATCATGCATTTCCACTGTGATGTGATTCCACTTTTAAAACTTTCCTGCTCTGACACATCTCTTAATGAGCTCATAGTGACTTATGAGAGTAGCTGCCTTACAATAGCATCAATTGTCCCTATTATTATCTCATACACTTGCATTATTTCCACCATCATTAGGATCAGGTCATCAGATGGCAGATGGAGGACATTCTCTACCTGCTCATCTCATGCTGCTTCTGTGACCCTTTATTTTGGAACTATCGCAGTTATGTACATCATGCCCAGCACAATAAATTCTCTGGAGCAGGGCCGTGTTGCTGCGGTGTTCTATACAGTTGTAATTCCCATGGTGAACCCCATGATCTACAGTCTGAGGAACAAAGATGTTAAAGATTCCTTAAGAAAAGCAATGCAAAAAATccctttgaaaggaaaaaaactcTAA